Part of the Candidatus Poribacteria bacterium genome, TTCCGCAATTCGTCTAAACAGGACGTAAGTTGAAATTCGCCTCTCTCACGGAGATTATGGGTGATATTTCGTTCGAGGAACTCGAAAACCTGGGGTTGAAGCACATAGATACCGAACACTGTCAAGAACTGGTCGATATCCATCCCATCTACGTGCAAATGTTCCATTGCATATTCAGGATCGGGTTTCTCATAAATCTCTGTTAGCGAGAGTAGGGAGTTCCCCTCTCTCCATGAGCCGGTGACACAACCGAAGTTCGACAACTGCTCAATCGGTGTCACTTTCAGTCCGACGACACTATGCCCCACCTGCTCATAAGCCTCTACGACCTGTCGTGCACAACATCTCTCCTCATTTGAACCGTAGAGATGGTCCCCAAGCATGAGCAGAAACGGTTCGTTCCCAACCCACTCTCTCGCGCAATAGACAGCATGTCCGAATCCTTCTTGAACGTCTTGTGTGACGAATGACACTCGACTCCCTAATTCCAGGAGCGCGTCGCAATACGCCTGGTTCTCCTTGCTGAGTTTGTTGTAGTGTTCAATCCGCGGGGGCGTTTTGAAAAATGATTCAAAAAGCTCGGTATCTCCGGGCTGCACAATAAGGCAGACCTCCTCAATACCAGCGTTGATCGCTTCCTCAACGATCGCCATGATTGCCGGTTTGGCACGCCCGGACTTGTCAACCACAGGAAAGAGTTCCTTCTTCATCGCCTTTGACGCTGGAAATAGCCGCGTTCCGAAACCTGCGGCAGGAATAACGGCTTTGCGGACGTGCTTATCCGCCTCAATAACGAGTTTCAGGCACGACATCTGCAAATCCCTTTCGACAATCTCAATAACCCGCTGTTGGCTCTCCTCATCTTTTACAATGAATTGTGCGGAACCGTCACCCTGCGAGCCTACTCCCTTACCGCCCCAGATATAGGGTTGAATCGGTTCATAATTCAGCACTTTGTGAAGAACAGGTGCCGTCAATTGTGATGGACACGCGGGTATCAAGTGGTTATCGAATTCGGTTTGTGCACGCGTCATGAGTTCACCGACTGCTTCTGCGTCGCCATCACGAAGTGCTTGGTACGCCTGCTGCGTAATTTCTGCACTCAACGGACCGAGATAATATTGCACGTTCTTTTCTAATTCACTCTCTGCAAATGGATAGCAGTGATTCAATTGGCTCAATATAAGGCGCGTATCTTTACTGGCGCCGAGATCAACGATTACAAGGTACATGTCTTGAGGCACACTGAAGTCTTTTACATCAATATGGTCCCCGTCAAACGTCATAAGAATAGGGCGTTGGTATGCACACCCTTGGTCCATGCGTCCACACCGTGAAGGCGTAGACGTCTCACCTCGGTAAGCGTACTCCATTTCTCCGCGCGTTGTTAATTTAAGATCATAGGTGCGGTTAAAGGCACGTGCCACCAGAACACTGATAGCCGCACTCGAAGATAAACCTTTTTTGACAGGTAAATCCGTGAGATAGTTGTCGATTTCCAGTCCCTGCACGCGGTAGTTCGTTAAAATCTCATAGGCGACCCCAGCAGCATAACTAAAAAACTCACCTTTTTCAGCTTCAGCGAGCAGGGCGTTTCGCTCCATAGGCAGACTATAGGGACCGTGGCGCGTGCCATCGCTGAGGGTCGTTTTTAAAATCAGACGGTTCGGATGCGGTTTAACCTCGGCGTATACACCTTGGTTTGTGCTGGTTATTAACGTATAGCCTTTTTCGAGCTCCGCGTTACTTCGCCGGTGCCCTCCTGCCCAATCGCTGTGCTCACCGAATAGGCAAATCCTTCCCGGCACAAAAAGTTTCATAGTGCGTCCTTATGATAAGTTATATAAAATAGAGCTGCATACCAACAGACTCACTCAAATCGATACTGAATCCATTCGACAACAGCACGGTAGCCCATCCGACGGTAGATGGCGTTGGAAATTGGATTACCCAAATCAGTATAGAGAATACAACGGTATCCTTCATCACGAATTTGCTTCGAGAGACTGGAAACACACGCGCTGGCGTATCCTCTGTTTCGATGCTCTGGCGGCGTATATACGAGCTGCACCCGAACGACACCTTCCATAGGTGCTGTGAGACCTGCCATCGACACAGGTTCAGTGCTGTCCCATAGCCAGATCTGTCCAGCAGATGTCCGCTTGTCAACAATAGATTCGGAACTATCCTCTTGCACACCTGTGTCAATATAGAAACGACAGACCCAATCAATGAGGCGTTCTCGATCACTTAGAACTGCTTTACGAAAGTGCCCTCTAACTGCAGTAGGTTCTTCCACCGTATCCACTTCATAAATGCGCTGTCCCATGAACGGAACCACCGCTGACCTTTGCCGCTCTGCCCATTGTCCTGCAAAGTACGCCGCTGTTGTGGCATCTCCACTTACCCCAGGCAACCTCACTTGCGCGTCTGATATTGCCTCCACCACAGGTGGAATTACTTCAGGCATCATTGGCGTAACAATAGCACGAAAACTCAAAGGGGACTGAAAAACGACACCGACAACAGCGTTTCCATCCGTTGCCACCCAGTAGCGACCAGGTATACAGTGCTCAACTCGGGCGTGTAAAAGCGTAAGAATTACATTGTGGTGGACAGGTTTTGAACTTAGAAACACCTTTGCTTTGTCCAATACCCAACCTGCGTTATCACTAAAGGAAACTTCAATAGCCATATTTATAGTAAAGTTTAGAATTAATAAGACACTTTACAGAGGCGAGGATACAATCCTCGCCAGCGGCGGGGAGGGTTGTTTCGCTGCGCAACTGTCTACATATTTTCGACTTTACTATATATTATATTATGAAGTTAATCCGTAAGTCAATAAGGTTTCTCATCGTGAGCATTACAAAAACACAGATAGGGACACTCAGAGAGTTCACGGCGTTCGATTTTGCGCCCACTGACATCTATGTTTCCACTCTTTCGCCCTTAGTGTGGTTCCGAGGGACAGTGTTGTATCTTCGGCTATCATGGAGAACGCCGCTTTTGCACTCACATAATCTCTCTGATGATACCCATTGATACCCATCGTCCTCCATATCTCTAACACAAGACTTTGGTGTTGTTGCGGTGTCAATTGCCCTAACAACGATGTCTCGGAGAAATCCGTATCCGATGCCTGTGCTTCCTCCAAAAGGGTTACCGCCCGACGTAGGTACTGATTACTACTCTGCCACGCTCCTTCCCCATGAAGCAATTCACCCGCCAAGAGATACGCTAACCACATATCAGGTTCCGTTTGCATACACATCGATAGATACGCCATCTTCTCTCCGGAATCTTTAGGCTCGGCCAATACCACACGGAGTAACTCGCGTAGAGACCTATCTTCTCGCACCGTCCCGTTCAACTGGGTATTCCATCCGACTGGAACGACATCTGGATAAGAGAGTGCTGCAATTCGCTTGATTCGCCTTCGCTCAATTGTCTCATGCTCTGTTTCAACCGCTGCGTAGGTACTTATCGCTTGTTCATATTCACCGTTCAACCAGTAAATGTCGCCCTTCAGTAACATCGCTTCTGGGCTGAACCGCGTATCCTCCTTGCTTGCAATATCGGTCGCTAACGATAACGCTTTATCATAATCCTGCATCCGATAGGCAGTGTACATCAAACCCCACGACGTGCTCACGTTGTCAGGCTCATCTGACAGCATTACCTCAAAGGTTTCCATAGCAGTGGTAAAGTCTTTGCGGTAATATGCCTGCCAAGCGGTATCTCGGAGTGCTGCCATTTCATGAGCACAGACCTGCTGAAAAACACTCTGTCGTTTTAAACGGTATGTCGCGTAGGCGATGTCATCGTCTCGCAATGGAACCGTTTCCAAAAACTCAATCCACTCGGCTTCCAATGCAGCTAAGTCTTTTGCGTAGTGCTCCACAAAATTGCCAGTCGGAAAAACGCCCTTAAATTTTTCTATGCCGTAGGTATCAACAAGAAACCGAACGAAGGAGCCTGCCAATAGATAACTCCGCGAACCGGCGTGTCCCCAAAACCCAAATCCCATGACTCCTGACAAGGGAGGCGCGACCTCCATCTCACGCATTGCTTTTGCCCACTGATGACCTGTAAGCCTGCCTTCCTCCCAATCGGCGGCGACTGCAATCCCTTCATGAAGCCCTATTTTTAGACTCACCTTCAATGGGGACCACGGCACAGTAAAGACATGCGCCAATTCATGCTTCAGAACGGGATGTGGAAAGCCCTGTGCATGAATGTGAAATCCGTGTCCGAACGGGTCTTCGACAGAGGTGCCCCGTGCGCCAATCAACCGCTTTTTCTGATCAGGGGAGGCATAAATATACGCTCGCACCTTTTGAGATTGCATTGTGTTTCCGGGATCGAGATAGTCAGCCAATTGGGCGTACTGAAATTCGCAATCTTCAACGATCCGCTCAATTTCCGCTTCAAGCTCGCGGGCATAGAAAATTTCAAAGTGCGCCGTTTCACGCAAACCTCCGAGTTCACGGGCAATATCGTCGCGCGTGGGTCGTATTCCCAACGCCCCTGCATAGCACTGGAAACCGAGTAAGCCCATAACTAACAGGTATAACTGGACACGTCTCAGCAGCGGCGCGAAAAGTTTACGCCACCTCAACTGCGGCATCAAACCTGTCCGTCTACTCACTTCACATAAATTGACAGTAAACCCCAAAAACAGCAGAGCCCACAATAGTGTTTCCGCTCGTGCAAGCAGCAGCGTCCCTGTTATAGGAATGACAAAATCGTATATCGGTCCTGGGAAATACCCGAATGTGGCGTGATATGCAAACACGGGTGGATGAAATATCAGATTGATAACTACCGGAACACAAGAAATCAAGATATGACCGAGATAGGCAAGATACGCCAACCACTGTTTTTCGATCCAGACCCCGAAAAACACACCCGCTGCCGTTGCGTACACGCAACTAATTAAGGACAAAATAAGAAAAAAGAGGAAACCCTCACCGAAGTTACAGTTCTCAACGCGAAACGCATTCAGGAGAATAATACCGAGTGGTAATCCCAATAAACCTACGTTAAATACGAGTGCCTCATAAAAACACCGCATGACAATCTGCCCGGGCGTACCCGTGAGGGCAGTGGGATGCCGCTTCATCTGCCGCAACACTGTCAGCGTTACATGTGCACCCGC contains:
- a CDS encoding GHMP kinase, with product MKLFVPGRICLFGEHSDWAGGHRRSNAELEKGYTLITSTNQGVYAEVKPHPNRLILKTTLSDGTRHGPYSLPMERNALLAEAEKGEFFSYAAGVAYEILTNYRVQGLEIDNYLTDLPVKKGLSSSAAISVLVARAFNRTYDLKLTTRGEMEYAYRGETSTPSRCGRMDQGCAYQRPILMTFDGDHIDVKDFSVPQDMYLVIVDLGASKDTRLILSQLNHCYPFAESELEKNVQYYLGPLSAEITQQAYQALRDGDAEAVGELMTRAQTEFDNHLIPACPSQLTAPVLHKVLNYEPIQPYIWGGKGVGSQGDGSAQFIVKDEESQQRVIEIVERDLQMSCLKLVIEADKHVRKAVIPAAGFGTRLFPASKAMKKELFPVVDKSGRAKPAIMAIVEEAINAGIEEVCLIVQPGDTELFESFFKTPPRIEHYNKLSKENQAYCDALLELGSRVSFVTQDVQEGFGHAVYCAREWVGNEPFLLMLGDHLYGSNEERCCARQVVEAYEQVGHSVVGLKVTPIEQLSNFGCVTGSWREGNSLLSLTEIYEKPDPEYAMEHLHVDGMDIDQFLTVFGIYVLQPQVFEFLERNITHNLRERGEFQLTSCLDELRKADGFSGYVVKGRRFDIGLPEEYRQTVIEFMGA
- a CDS encoding GNAT family N-acetyltransferase, giving the protein MDKAKVFLSSKPVHHNVILTLLHARVEHCIPGRYWVATDGNAVVGVVFQSPLSFRAIVTPMMPEVIPPVVEAISDAQVRLPGVSGDATTAAYFAGQWAERQRSAVVPFMGQRIYEVDTVEEPTAVRGHFRKAVLSDRERLIDWVCRFYIDTGVQEDSSESIVDKRTSAGQIWLWDSTEPVSMAGLTAPMEGVVRVQLVYTPPEHRNRGYASACVSSLSKQIRDEGYRCILYTDLGNPISNAIYRRMGYRAVVEWIQYRFE
- a CDS encoding tetratricopeptide repeat protein, producing MWFIAFGVLALVLANVPLFNILAFEFCAVLALSISFAGAHVTLTVLRQMKRHPTALTGTPGQIVMRCFYEALVFNVGLLGLPLGIILLNAFRVENCNFGEGFLFFLILSLISCVYATAAGVFFGVWIEKQWLAYLAYLGHILISCVPVVINLIFHPPVFAYHATFGYFPGPIYDFVIPITGTLLLARAETLLWALLFLGFTVNLCEVSRRTGLMPQLRWRKLFAPLLRRVQLYLLVMGLLGFQCYAGALGIRPTRDDIARELGGLRETAHFEIFYARELEAEIERIVEDCEFQYAQLADYLDPGNTMQSQKVRAYIYASPDQKKRLIGARGTSVEDPFGHGFHIHAQGFPHPVLKHELAHVFTVPWSPLKVSLKIGLHEGIAVAADWEEGRLTGHQWAKAMREMEVAPPLSGVMGFGFWGHAGSRSYLLAGSFVRFLVDTYGIEKFKGVFPTGNFVEHYAKDLAALEAEWIEFLETVPLRDDDIAYATYRLKRQSVFQQVCAHEMAALRDTAWQAYYRKDFTTAMETFEVMLSDEPDNVSTSWGLMYTAYRMQDYDKALSLATDIASKEDTRFSPEAMLLKGDIYWLNGEYEQAISTYAAVETEHETIERRRIKRIAALSYPDVVPVGWNTQLNGTVREDRSLRELLRVVLAEPKDSGEKMAYLSMCMQTEPDMWLAYLLAGELLHGEGAWQSSNQYLRRAVTLLEEAQASDTDFSETSLLGQLTPQQHQSLVLEIWRTMGINGYHQRDYVSAKAAFSMIAEDTTLSLGTTLRAKEWKHRCQWAQNRTP